Proteins co-encoded in one Malus domestica chromosome 09, GDT2T_hap1 genomic window:
- the LOC103443825 gene encoding uncharacterized protein gives MEQNNLPEIAKRIWSIVRVAFFMLRKGISKRKLLLDFNMMMKRGKLASKTLSNLMFHNHHHSQSHPHYSWATSSAAQREYEFSCSNTPNYHFHLMGKRRHHNLFKCTQVPQTQDDEIASAGAVTAVLEMLNNEAVTVEAAAYVAASPVLPGFGKSPMVCQLRITDSPFPLREADEESHVDKAAEAFIEKFYKNLWQQRRMHEE, from the coding sequence ATGGAACAAAATAATCTACCAGAAATTGCCAAGAGAATATGGAGTATAGTACGTGTAGCTTTCTTCATGCTAAGAAAGGGCATTTCAAAGCGAAAGCTCCTACTGGACTTCAACATGATGATGAAGCGTGGCAAGCTCGCCAGCAAAACCTTAAGCAATCTTATGTTCCACAACCATCACCATAGCCAAAGCCACCCCCACTACAGCTGGGCCACCTCCTCTGCCGCCCAACGAGAGTACGAGTTTAGCTGTAGCAACACCCCCAACTACCATTTTCACCTCATGGGCAAGCGCCGCCACCACAACCTCTTCAAGTGTACTCAAGTGCCGCAGACTCAGGATGATGAGATTGCGAGCGCAGGTGCCGTCACGGCAGTTTTGGAGATGTTGAACAATGAAGCGGTGACTGTGGAGGCAGCAGCATACGTGGCAGCATCACCGGTGCTTCCTGGGTTTGGGAAGAGCCCTATGGTCTGCCAGCTGAGGATAACGGACTCACCGTTTCCGTTGAGGGAGGCTGATGAGGAAAGCCACGTAGACAAAGCGGCGGAGGCGTTTATAGAGAAGTTCTATAAGAATTTGTGGCAACAGAGGAGAATGCATGAGGAATGA